The genomic segment GCCGGCGATCAGCGGGGCCCAGACGGCTCAGCCGATCCGGATCGGCTTTGGCATGGCGCTGACCGGAGGCCTCGCTGCCAATGGCAAGGCCGCCCTGCTCGCCATGCAGATCTGGGCCGAAGACGTCAACAAGAAGGGTGGCCTCCTCGGCCGGCGGGTAGAGCTGGTCTACTACGA from the Candidatus Rokuibacteriota bacterium genome contains:
- a CDS encoding ABC transporter substrate-binding protein, translated to MIRPGKCRTRWWGWIGTVIALVLVAQAWAPAISGAQTAQPIRIGFGMALTGGLAANGKAALLAMQIWAEDVNKKGGLLGRRVELVYY